A genome region from Osmerus mordax isolate fOsmMor3 chromosome 27, fOsmMor3.pri, whole genome shotgun sequence includes the following:
- the LOC136936788 gene encoding polyamine-transporting ATPase 13A3-like isoform X1: MEKEDLKIINKGEEDEMELQGYRLCRWRLGLVGLGVLCTGGFLLLLLYWMPEWCVKATCTRTTVRDAQVVLLQSTDEFKRWFLAKVRVMLAPGRRPFDSLETPAGVNGHVPNPSDTPAQEFIKKYAEYQPTQIRYFTLHSTKYYWNDVVQNFEALLGLEDLQVNCSTIHSEHSTGLTSNQQEYRRLFFGVNEISVKVPSVFKLLIKEVLNPFYIFQLFSVILWSADEYYYYAIAIVFMSVISITTSLYTTKKQYVMLHDMVAAHSVVRVSVCRANNETEEALSTDLVPGDVVVIPSNGTIMPCDAVLISGTCIVNESMLTGESVPVTKTNLPNPGHAQGDKASEDDTPYSTEEHKRHTLFCGTHVIQTRFYSGELVKAVVVRTGFSTAKGQLVRSILYPKPTDFKLYRDAYLFLLCLVAVAGIGFVYSIVLSIMNKVPAKTIIIESLDIITITVPPALPAALTAGIVYAQRRLKRIGIFCISPQRINICGQLNLVCFDKTGTLTEDGLDLWGIQRVENGSFQPSEEKAYKESLVKSQFVACMSTCHSLTKIEGQLSGDPLDLKMFEATGWILEEATEEETSHHNLIMPTVVRPPKQLLPPEPTASTEQDMELYELSSAYEIGIVRQFPFSSALQRMSVVARLLGEKRMDAYLKGAPEVVASLCKKDTVPENFAGVLEDFTKQGFRVIALAHRRLESKLTWHKVQNVNRDHIEANMEFLGLIIMQNKLKAETFGVLENLRKANIRTVMVTGDNMLTAISVARDCGMIPPQDKVIIADALHPRDGQAAKITWRYADKPSQSPPLEVNYRDVEISLEDVCHANKPKTQEEQYHFAMSGKSFAVITEHFQDLLQKLVLHGTVFARMAPDQKTQLIEALQGVDYFVGMCGDGANDCGALKRAHGGISLSELEASVASPFTSRTPNISCVPSLIREGRAALITSFCVFKFMALYSIIQYISVTLLYSILSNLGDFQFLFIDIAIILVIVFTMSLNPAWKELVSQRPPSGLISGPLLFSVLTQIIICLGFQTIAFLWVRHQHWYEIWTPQSDACNITTYGNFSPEHNSSEDLDHHNIKNYENTSLFYISSFQYLIVAIVFSKGKPFRQPSYKNWPFVLSALSLYIFLTFIMFYPVAAIDDFLEIVCVPFEWRITLFCVIVVNAAVAVFVETFVLDVVLWKLVFSRDKQGSYGVTSAATPTHQVGKSDMSHSLSLSPLSGALVPLFSFLLFPSHLTLCVTTSSRMCFLCASRAGGGGVLHSSLSMITFRLYALLSDFHFIAPSSQWLQ, encoded by the exons ATGGAGAAAGAAGACCTGAAGATCATCaacaagggggaggaggatgagatg GAGCTCCAAGGGTACCGGCTGTGTCGCTGGCGCCTGGGCCTGGTGGGCCTGGGGGTGTTGTGTACTGGGGGCTTCCTTCTCCTGCTACTGTACTGGATGCCCGAGTGGTGTGTGAAGGCCACCTGCACGCGGACCACTGTCAGAGACGCCCAGGTGGTGCTGCTCCAATCCACT GACGAGTTCAAGCGCTGGTTCCTAGCGAAGGTCAGAGTAATGCTAGCCCCAGGAAGACGCCCCTTTGACAGCCTGGAGACTCCTGCTGGGGTCAACGGGCACGTACCCAACCCTTCAGACACCCCAGCTCAGGAGTTCATCAAGAAATATGCAGAGTACCAGCCCACTCAG ATCCGCTATTTCACACTCCACAGCACAAAGTACTACTGGAATGACGTGGTCCAAAACTTTGAGGCATTACT AGGCCTGGAGGATCTGCAGGTGAACTGCTCAACCATACACTCAGAGCATAGCACTGGACTAACTAGTAACCAACAAGAATACAG GAGACTGTTTTTTGGAGTAAATGAAATATCAGTAAAAGTGCCTTCAGTTTTCAAGCTGCTAATCAAAGAG GTCCTCAACCCTTTCTACATCTTCCAACTCTTCAGTGTGATCCTATGGAGTGCAGATGAGTACTACTACTACGCCATCGCCATTGTCTTCATGTCCGTCATATCCATAACTACCTCTCTGTACACCACTAAAAAG caataTGTCATGCTTCATGATATGGTGGCGGCTCACAGTGTCGTCCGCGTGTCTGTCTGCCGGGCCAACAACG AGACCGAGGAGGCCTTGTCCACAGACCTGGTGCCCGGCGACGTAGTGGTCATCCCCAGCAACGGGACCATCATGCCATGTGATGCTGTGCTGATCAGCGGTACCTGTATTGTCAATGAGAGCATGCTCACAG GTGAGAGTGTTCCGGTAACCAAGACCAACCTCCCCAACCCGGGCCACGCCCAGGGGGATAAGGCGTCGGAGGACGATACACCGTACAGCACCGAGGAGCACAAGAGGCACACGCTCTTCTGCGGCACCCACGTCATCCAGACCCGCTTCTACTCCGGAGAACTGGTCAAGGCTGTGGTGGTCCGCACAG GCTTCAGCACAGCCAAGGGACAGCTGGTTCGCTCCATCCTCTACCCCAAGCCGACGGACTTCAAGCTGTATCGCGATGCCTACCTCTTCCTGTTGTGCCTGGTGGCTGTTGCCGGCATTGGCTTTGTGTATTCCATAGTCCTCAGCATCATGAACAAG GTGCCTGCCAAGACTATCATCATCGAGTCCCTggacatcatcaccatcactgtGCCGCCGGCGCTGCCTGCTGCCTTGACGGCAGGCATCGTCTACGCCCAGCGCCGCCTCAAACGGATCGGCATCTTCTGCATCAGTCCGCAGAGGATCAACATCTGTGGACAGCTCAACCTGGTCTGCTTTGACAAA ACAGGCACACTGACAGAAGATGGGCTGGATCTTTGGGGTATCCAAAGGGTAGAGAATGGCAG TTTCCAACCATCAGAGGAGAAGGCCTACAAGGAGAGCCTGGTCAAGTCCCAGTTTGTGGCGTGCATGTCTACCTGCCACTCCCTCACCAAGATCGAGGGCCAGCTCTCCGGGGACCCGCTGGACCTTAAGATGTTTGAGGCCACAGGATGG aTCCTGGAGGAAGCCACAGAGGAGGAGACCTCCCATCACAACCTCATCATGCCCACCGTGGTGCGGCCTCCAAAACAGCTGCTCCCGCCCGAGCCCACTGCCTCCACAGAGCAGGATATG GAGTTGTACGAGTTGTCG TCGGCCTATGAGATCGGCATCGTGCGCCagttccccttctcctccgccCTGCAGAGGATGAGCGTGGTGGCCCGGCTCCTCGGGGAGAAGCGCATGGACGCCTACCTCAAGGGGGCGCCAGAGGTGGTGGCCAGCCTCTGCAAGAAGGACACGG ttccagaGAATTTTGCAGGTGTTCTGGAGGACTTCACGAAGCAGGGCTTCCGAGTCATAGCCTTGGCCCACCGCCGCCTTGAGTCCAAACTCACCTGGCACAAAGTCCAGAATGTCAACAG GGATCATATTGAAGCCAACATGGAGTTCCTGGGCCTGATCATCATGCAGAATAAACTCAAGGCAGAGACCTTTGGAGTACTGGAAAACCTCCGCAAAGCCAACATCCGCACCGTCATGGTCACTg GTGACAACATGCTGACCGCCATCTCCGTGGCGAGGGATTGCGGTATGATCCCCCCACAAGACAAAGTGATCATTGCAGATGCCCTGCACCCCAGAGACGGACAGGCCGCCAAGATTACGTGGCGCTACGCAGACAAGCCCAGccagtcccctcccctggaGGTCAACTACAGG GATGTGGAGATCAGCCTGGAGGACGTGTGTCACGCAAACAAGCCCAAGACTCAGGAGGAGCAGTACCATTTTGCCATGAGTGGCAAGTCCTTTGCCGTCATTACCGAACACTTCCAAGACCTGCTTCAGAAG CTGGTCCTTCATGGCACGGTTTTCGCCCGAATGGCACCTGACCAAAAAACCCAGCTCATCGAGGCTCTACAGGGTGTAGA CTACTTTGTAGGGATGTGTGGAGATGGTGCTAATGACTGTGGC GCGCTGAAAAGAGCCCATGGTGGGATATCTCTGTCCGAACTGGAGGCCTCTGTGGCCTCTCCCTTCACCTCGCGCACCCCCAACATCTCCTGTGTCCCCAGCCTCATCAG AGAGGGCCGCGCCGCTCTCATCACCTCCTTCTGCGTGTTCAAGTTCATGGCCCTGTACAGCATCATTCAGTACATCAGCGTCACCCTCCTCTACTCT ATCCTCAGTAACCTGGGAGACTTCCAGTTCCTCTTCATTGACATCGCAATCATCCTCGTCATCGTTTTCACGA TGAGTCTGAACCCAGCGTGGAAGGAGCTGGTGTCCCAACGTCCTCCCTCCGGGCTGATTTCCGGCCCGCTGCTCTTCTCGGTTCTGACCCAGATCATCATCTGCCTGGGCTTCCAGACCATCGCCTTCCTCTGGGTCAGACACCAGCACTGGTATGAGATCTGGACCCCCCAGTCTGA TGCCTGCAATATCACCACCTACGGCAATTTCTCTCCGGAGCACAACTCGAGCGAGGACTTGGACCACCACAACATCAAGAACTACGAGAACACCAGCCTGTTCTACATCTCCTCCTTTCAGTACCTCATCGTGGCCATCGTCTTCTCCAAGGGCAAGCCCTTCAGGCAGCCCAGCTACAAAAACT GGCCATTTGTGCTGTCAGCCTTAAGCCTTTACATATTCCTTACTTTTATCATGTTCTACCCCGTCGCGGCTATTGACGACTTTTTAGAG ATTGTGTGCGTGCCGTTTGAGTGGAGAATCACACTTTTCTGCGTCATCGTCGTCAACGCCGCCGTGGCGGTCTTCGTGGAG ACCTTCGTGCTCGATGTCGTCTTATGGAAGCTTGTGTTCAGCCGAGACAAGCAGGGCAGCTATGGCGTCACCTCTGCTGCAACCCCGACACACCAGGTTGGGAAATCTGACatgtcacactctctctccctctctcccttgtctgGTGCTCTCGTCccccttttctccttcctcctcttcccaagTCACCTGACACTCTGTGTAACCACCTCCTCTCGCATGTGCTTTCTTTGTGCCTCtcgtgccgggggggggggggtattgcaCTCCTCCCTGAGCATGATCACTTTTCGTCTCTACGCCCTCCTTTCCGATTTTCATTTTATTGCCCCGTCATCCCAGTGGCTCCAGTAA